From a region of the Halanaerobium hydrogeniformans genome:
- the sdaAB gene encoding L-serine ammonia-lyase, iron-sulfur-dependent subunit beta produces the protein MGIFEIMGPAMIGPSSSHTAGAARIGRMAALLFAEKIDKAVVKLHGSFADTAVGHGTDKAIIGGLLGFKPDDERLRDSFSQAEKSGMDYSIQEVKLRDVHPNTALIELYNQAADKSISVLASSIGGGSIEVREINGSAVKLTGRLPTLWIRHKDRPGEIALITSVLGKHQINIAFMQVYRNRRGDIGSSILELDQKPPQAVLDELEKCKDIYQLRYLPAL, from the coding sequence ATGGGTATATTTGAAATTATGGGGCCGGCGATGATCGGCCCTTCAAGTTCTCATACTGCAGGTGCTGCCAGAATAGGTAGGATGGCTGCCCTGCTTTTTGCAGAAAAAATAGATAAGGCTGTTGTTAAACTCCATGGTTCATTTGCTGATACGGCTGTTGGTCATGGTACAGATAAGGCAATTATCGGTGGGCTTTTAGGATTTAAGCCTGATGATGAGCGGCTCAGAGACTCTTTTAGCCAGGCTGAAAAAAGCGGGATGGATTATTCAATTCAAGAAGTCAAGTTAAGAGATGTTCATCCCAATACAGCTTTAATTGAATTATATAATCAGGCAGCAGATAAATCTATTTCCGTTCTGGCTTCCTCTATCGGTGGAGGCAGCATAGAGGTCAGGGAGATCAATGGTAGTGCGGTTAAATTAACTGGTAGGCTGCCTACTCTCTGGATCAGGCATAAGGATAGACCGGGAGAAATTGCGTTGATAACCTCAGTTTTAGGAAAACATCAGATTAACATTGCTTTTATGCAGGTTTATAGGAATCGGAGAGGGGACATAGGGTCTTCGATTCTGGAATTAGACCAAAAACCTCCCCAGGCTGTGTTAGATGAATTAGAAAAGTGCAAAGATATCTATCAACTTAGATATCTGCCTGCACTGTAA
- the sdaAA gene encoding L-serine ammonia-lyase, iron-sulfur-dependent, subunit alpha, producing MEYRTIEELLNLAEKENTSLAEIVLRVEMEESELSRAEIEKMMVDNLKVMQQSIKRGSNNKIKTGGGLVGDEALKMKKYYQNSPQGLGLYNKVITYALAVAEVNAGMGKIIAGPTAGASGIVPAVVVALAEESELDDHKVIQALFTASGLGYVISKKATLSGAAGGCQAECGAAAAMAAGAAVELKGGTPKMVVNAFALALKNMLGLVCDPVAGLVEVPCVKRNAFSAAHALTASSIALAGIESVIPADEVINAMTDIGEQMPGSLKETSKGGLAVCETALKIKDRLFNN from the coding sequence ATGGAGTATAGAACAATAGAAGAACTTTTAAATTTAGCTGAAAAAGAAAATACTTCTCTCGCCGAAATAGTTTTACGGGTGGAGATGGAAGAAAGTGAACTCAGCAGAGCCGAGATAGAAAAGATGATGGTGGATAATTTAAAGGTCATGCAGCAGTCAATAAAGAGAGGCTCTAATAATAAGATCAAAACAGGTGGAGGTCTGGTTGGTGATGAAGCCTTAAAGATGAAAAAATACTATCAAAATTCTCCTCAGGGTCTGGGGCTCTATAATAAGGTGATTACCTATGCTCTGGCAGTGGCTGAGGTAAATGCTGGGATGGGTAAGATTATTGCCGGACCAACCGCCGGGGCAAGTGGGATTGTTCCTGCAGTAGTAGTTGCCTTAGCTGAAGAATCGGAGCTTGATGATCATAAAGTAATTCAGGCCCTATTTACAGCTTCCGGACTTGGCTATGTTATCTCCAAAAAGGCTACTCTTTCCGGGGCAGCAGGAGGCTGTCAGGCTGAGTGTGGAGCAGCGGCTGCAATGGCAGCTGGGGCAGCTGTTGAGTTAAAGGGGGGTACTCCTAAAATGGTGGTTAATGCCTTTGCCCTGGCTTTAAAAAATATGCTGGGACTTGTTTGTGATCCGGTGGCAGGTTTGGTAGAAGTACCCTGTGTCAAAAGAAACGCCTTTTCAGCAGCTCATGCTTTAACTGCGTCTTCGATAGCCCTGGCAGGTATAGAAAGTGTTATTCCTGCTGATGAGGTAATCAATGCCATGACCGATATTGGAGAGCAGATGCCAGGTTCATTAAAAGAAACTTCAAAGGGTGGGCTGGCTGTTTGTGAAACTGCTTTAAAAATTAAAGATCGACTATTCAATAACTAG
- a CDS encoding PRC-barrel domain-containing protein has product MLRKLNDLKGFTVQGKKKELGKASDFYFDQDHFVLRYLVLETDGWLKQEQTLISTDEIEAVDYNKKEIKTAMTAEELENGPSLEKNKPISKIMEEKVVKYYDWPLYWASSTPGGVPTIPAGTKMREKLFDFETLTDEEKQEKEEELDSNLRSLNEISGYEIQAVDKSFAKVKDLFVDEEDWLIRYLLIDTRKILPAKKVIIAPEWIRHISWDRKQVFIKKSKKEIKNAPKYKEDDAEKLVDREYEKDLYDYYDEPEYW; this is encoded by the coding sequence ATGCTGAGGAAATTAAATGACCTTAAAGGATTTACGGTTCAGGGTAAAAAGAAAGAATTAGGTAAGGCCAGTGATTTTTACTTTGATCAAGATCATTTTGTGCTCCGCTACTTAGTTTTGGAAACTGATGGCTGGTTGAAACAGGAACAGACCTTGATTTCTACCGATGAAATTGAAGCTGTTGATTACAATAAAAAAGAAATTAAAACAGCCATGACGGCAGAAGAATTAGAAAATGGCCCCAGCCTGGAGAAAAATAAGCCGATTTCTAAAATAATGGAGGAAAAGGTAGTAAAATATTATGACTGGCCCCTTTATTGGGCGAGTTCTACCCCGGGTGGAGTACCTACTATACCAGCTGGTACAAAAATGAGAGAAAAATTATTTGATTTTGAAACCCTGACTGATGAAGAAAAACAGGAAAAAGAGGAAGAACTTGATTCGAATCTCAGAAGTTTAAATGAGATAAGTGGTTATGAAATTCAGGCTGTCGATAAGAGTTTTGCTAAGGTTAAAGACCTATTTGTCGATGAAGAAGATTGGCTGATCCGTTATTTATTAATTGATACTCGTAAAATATTGCCTGCCAAAAAAGTAATAATTGCCCCTGAATGGATTCGCCATATCAGCTGGGATAGAAAGCAGGTTTTTATTAAGAAAAGTAAAAAAGAAATTAAAAATGCCCCTAAATACAAAGAAGATGATGCTGAAAAACTAGTTGATAGAGAGTATGAAAAAGATCTTTATGATTATTATGATGAGCCTGAGTATTGGTGA
- the uvrB gene encoding excinuclease ABC subunit UvrB, with the protein MKDGEFKLKAPFEAKGDQPEAIKNLARGINKGYKHQTLLGATGTGKTFTMARLVEEVNKPTLVIAHNKTLAAQLTSEFKEFFPENAVEYFVSYYDYYQPEAYVPQTDTYIEKDASVNEEIEKLRLSATTSLFERRDVLIVASVSCIYGLGSPDDYLDLSLHIKVGKIMERKEITRSLTFMQYSRNDMDTSRGHFRVKGDVIDIFPAYRDVAIRVELFGDEIERITRINTVTGEVQAEIDEMTIYPASHFVTPEDKVKRAIKTISAELEERLEELRSENRLVEAQRLEQRTRYDLEMLEQMGFCSGIENYARHLAGREKGSRPMALLDYFPDDFMVIIDESHMTVPQIGGMFAGDRSRKEKLVEYGFRLPSALDNRPLNFEEFQEVVPQAVYVSATPGPYEKKHSQQIVEQIIRPTGLVDPEVDVRPTKGQIDNLLEEIRQVVKDEERVLVTTLTKKMSEDLTEYLAEAGIRVRYLHSDIDTIERSEIIRDLRLGEFDVLVGINLLREGLDLPEVSRVAILDADKEGFLRSERALVQTIGRAARNVGGKVIMYADKITDSMRKAIDETRRRREIQIEYNQEHDITPETIIKPVRDVLRPVEMVVSEDKSRYYDKSKAGESEEERKENYAQMSRKEIHQLILDLEEEMEEAAGNLEFEIAAQIRDEIEELEAELS; encoded by the coding sequence GTGAAAGACGGAGAATTTAAACTTAAAGCCCCTTTTGAAGCAAAAGGAGATCAGCCAGAGGCGATAAAAAATCTGGCTAGAGGAATAAACAAAGGCTATAAACATCAGACCCTGCTTGGGGCAACAGGTACAGGTAAAACATTTACCATGGCCCGGTTAGTTGAAGAGGTCAATAAGCCAACCTTAGTTATTGCCCATAATAAAACACTGGCAGCTCAGCTGACCAGTGAATTCAAAGAGTTTTTTCCTGAGAATGCTGTTGAGTATTTTGTCAGTTATTATGACTATTATCAACCAGAAGCTTATGTGCCCCAGACTGATACCTATATAGAAAAAGATGCTTCCGTTAATGAGGAGATAGAGAAGCTTAGACTTTCAGCTACCACTTCACTTTTTGAGAGAAGAGATGTGTTAATTGTGGCAAGTGTTTCCTGTATTTACGGACTTGGTTCACCTGATGATTATCTTGATCTCTCGCTTCATATTAAGGTGGGAAAAATAATGGAGCGGAAAGAGATTACCAGAAGTTTAACTTTTATGCAGTACAGCCGCAATGATATGGATACCTCCCGCGGCCATTTTAGGGTTAAAGGAGATGTGATTGATATTTTTCCTGCTTACAGGGATGTGGCGATCAGGGTAGAACTTTTCGGTGATGAGATCGAAAGGATCACTAGAATAAATACTGTAACAGGAGAGGTGCAGGCAGAAATTGATGAGATGACAATTTATCCTGCTTCTCACTTCGTAACACCAGAGGATAAAGTTAAAAGAGCTATCAAAACAATTTCTGCTGAGTTAGAAGAACGATTAGAAGAGCTCAGATCTGAAAATAGACTTGTAGAAGCCCAAAGGCTTGAGCAGAGAACCCGCTATGATTTAGAAATGCTTGAACAGATGGGTTTTTGTTCAGGAATAGAAAATTATGCCCGCCATCTGGCAGGTAGAGAAAAAGGTTCAAGACCGATGGCCCTCTTAGATTATTTTCCCGATGATTTTATGGTGATCATTGATGAATCACATATGACTGTTCCACAAATTGGCGGGATGTTTGCGGGGGACCGTTCTCGTAAAGAAAAACTTGTTGAATATGGTTTTCGGCTTCCTTCTGCTCTTGACAATAGACCATTAAATTTTGAAGAGTTTCAGGAGGTTGTACCTCAGGCGGTTTATGTATCTGCAACACCTGGCCCTTATGAGAAAAAACACAGCCAGCAGATTGTAGAACAGATAATTAGGCCGACAGGTCTGGTTGATCCTGAGGTCGATGTGAGGCCTACTAAAGGTCAGATTGATAATTTATTGGAAGAGATAAGACAGGTTGTTAAGGATGAAGAAAGGGTTCTGGTTACAACTTTAACTAAAAAGATGTCAGAAGATCTTACAGAATATCTGGCAGAGGCTGGAATCAGAGTTCGTTATCTTCACTCAGATATTGATACAATTGAAAGATCTGAGATTATTCGTGATCTCAGGCTGGGAGAGTTCGATGTTCTGGTGGGTATTAATCTACTGCGAGAAGGATTAGATCTCCCTGAAGTATCCAGAGTTGCCATTCTCGATGCAGATAAAGAAGGCTTTCTGCGTTCAGAAAGAGCCTTAGTGCAGACAATTGGTAGGGCTGCCCGTAATGTTGGTGGTAAGGTTATTATGTATGCTGATAAAATAACTGATTCAATGCGTAAAGCCATAGATGAAACCAGGCGGAGGCGAGAAATTCAAATTGAATATAATCAAGAACATGATATAACTCCAGAGACGATTATAAAACCTGTTCGTGATGTGCTAAGACCGGTAGAAATGGTTGTCTCTGAAGATAAAAGTCGCTATTATGACAAAAGTAAAGCTGGTGAAAGTGAAGAAGAAAGAAAAGAAAATTATGCTCAAATGAGCAGAAAAGAGATCCACCAGTTGATTTTAGATTTAGAAGAAGAAATGGAAGAAGCTGCAGGTAACCTAGAATTTGAAATCGCAGCTCAGATCAGAGATGAAATAGAAGAACTAGAAGCAGAACTAAGTTAA
- the uvrA gene encoding excinuclease ABC subunit UvrA → MAKDRIIVKGAEEHNLKKIDLEIPRDKLIVITGLSGSGKSSLAFDTIYAEGQRRYVESLSAYARQFLGQMEKPRVEYIEGLSPAISIDQKTTSRNPRSTVGTVTEIYDYLRLLYARVGIPHCPECGQEINSQTVDEIVDQVLELPERTKIMVMAPIVRGRKGEHERTFLQAVRDGFVRARIDGEIMLLEDAQKLDKNIKHDIEVIVDRLIVKSGIRERLADSVETALEYADGLVMINEVDGETTTYSEKFACVDCGISLEEKSPRMFSFNSPYGACENCGGLGVKKEFDPELILDQDKSIADGGIIPWKNSSSRYYPALLEALAEKHDFSRQTPLKKLDEDLIKLLLYGSKEKITFPYTNRYGRTRDHTTKFKGVIGYLQKRMSDSDSPGTHKRMERYMNEIPCQVCGGQRLKPEVLAVTIGGLSIAEFTSFSIKDAYDFLEEVDFDERRAYIGKEILKEVKARLRFLLDVGLEYLTLDRSAGTLSGGEAQRIRLATQIGSGLVGVLYILDEPSIGLHQRDNNRLINTLEHIRDQGNTVIVVEHDEETIRSADHIIDIGPGAGKHGGEIVAEGNVDDIINEKRSLTGQYLNGSKKIEIPEDRYQPNGNWLTIEGARQHNLKNIDVDIPLGTFTCVTGVSGSGKSTLVNNVLKRRLMQEIYDSTLHPGDHDGIKGLEQVDKVINIDQSPIGRTPRSNPVTYTKVFNYIRDVFASTPEAKQRGYEIGRFSFNVKGGRCEACKGQGEEQIEMHFLPDVYVPCEVCDGKRYNRETLEIKYKGKSIADVLDMNVEEALEFFENIETIRRRLQTLYDVGLGYIRLGQPATTLSGGEAQRVKIAKELGKRSTGQTIYLLDEPTTGLHFDDVKKLLSVLHRLREDGNTVIVIEHNLDVIKSADYIIDLGPEGGEKGGQLIAKGSPEDVANNESSYTGRFLKDIL, encoded by the coding sequence ATGGCAAAAGATCGAATAATCGTTAAGGGTGCTGAGGAGCATAACCTTAAAAAAATAGATTTAGAAATTCCGCGTGATAAATTAATAGTTATAACAGGCTTAAGTGGTTCTGGTAAATCTTCCCTTGCCTTTGATACAATTTATGCAGAGGGACAGAGGCGCTATGTTGAATCACTATCTGCCTATGCAAGGCAGTTTTTAGGTCAGATGGAAAAACCTCGGGTGGAATATATCGAGGGTCTTTCTCCTGCAATTTCTATCGACCAGAAAACCACCAGTCGTAATCCCCGTTCAACTGTGGGAACCGTTACCGAGATTTATGATTATCTGCGTCTGCTTTATGCTAGAGTTGGGATTCCTCACTGTCCTGAGTGTGGTCAGGAGATAAACTCTCAAACTGTTGATGAAATTGTAGATCAGGTCTTAGAACTTCCGGAAAGAACAAAGATTATGGTAATGGCTCCAATTGTAAGGGGGCGCAAGGGTGAACACGAGAGAACCTTTCTCCAGGCGGTAAGAGATGGTTTTGTCAGGGCCAGAATCGATGGCGAAATCATGCTGCTCGAAGATGCCCAAAAACTGGACAAAAATATTAAGCATGATATAGAGGTTATAGTTGATCGTTTGATAGTTAAATCAGGGATCAGAGAAAGACTGGCTGATTCGGTTGAGACCGCTTTAGAATATGCTGATGGCCTGGTTATGATCAATGAGGTTGATGGTGAAACAACAACCTACAGTGAAAAGTTTGCCTGTGTTGATTGTGGGATCAGTTTAGAAGAAAAATCCCCAAGAATGTTTTCTTTTAACAGTCCTTATGGGGCCTGTGAGAATTGTGGTGGTCTGGGGGTTAAAAAAGAATTTGACCCGGAATTGATCCTGGATCAGGACAAATCAATTGCTGATGGAGGGATAATCCCCTGGAAAAACTCTTCCAGCCGCTATTATCCAGCCCTTTTAGAGGCTTTAGCTGAAAAACATGATTTTAGCCGTCAGACTCCACTTAAAAAACTGGATGAAGATTTAATTAAACTGCTCCTTTATGGCAGCAAAGAAAAGATCACCTTCCCTTATACCAATCGTTATGGTAGGACCAGGGACCATACAACTAAATTTAAGGGGGTAATCGGCTATTTGCAAAAACGGATGAGTGATTCTGATTCACCCGGAACCCATAAACGGATGGAAAGATATATGAACGAAATACCCTGTCAGGTTTGTGGGGGCCAGCGTTTAAAGCCGGAGGTACTCGCAGTAACAATCGGTGGACTTTCTATAGCAGAATTTACTTCTTTTTCTATTAAAGATGCCTATGATTTTTTAGAAGAGGTAGATTTTGATGAAAGAAGGGCTTATATAGGCAAAGAGATCCTCAAAGAAGTCAAGGCCAGACTGCGTTTTTTACTTGATGTTGGTCTGGAATATTTAACCCTTGACCGTTCTGCCGGAACTCTTTCTGGAGGAGAGGCCCAGCGAATCAGGCTGGCAACCCAGATAGGTTCAGGTCTAGTCGGGGTATTATATATACTTGATGAGCCGAGTATCGGCCTTCATCAAAGAGATAATAATCGTTTGATCAACACCTTAGAGCATATTCGTGATCAAGGTAACACAGTAATAGTGGTTGAACATGATGAAGAAACTATTCGTTCAGCTGATCATATTATTGATATTGGACCTGGAGCAGGAAAACACGGAGGAGAAATTGTTGCTGAAGGCAATGTTGATGATATTATCAATGAAAAAAGGTCTTTAACAGGTCAGTATTTAAATGGCAGTAAGAAGATCGAGATTCCTGAAGATAGATATCAACCGAATGGTAATTGGTTGACTATTGAAGGGGCCAGGCAGCACAATCTTAAAAATATAGATGTTGATATTCCTCTGGGAACTTTTACCTGTGTTACAGGAGTTTCAGGTTCAGGTAAAAGCACTCTGGTCAATAATGTTTTAAAAAGAAGATTGATGCAAGAAATCTATGATTCTACCCTTCATCCCGGAGATCACGATGGGATAAAAGGTTTAGAACAGGTAGATAAGGTGATCAATATTGATCAGTCACCAATCGGAAGAACACCGCGATCTAATCCGGTAACCTATACCAAGGTTTTTAACTATATTAGAGATGTATTTGCCAGTACTCCAGAAGCCAAACAGCGTGGTTATGAAATTGGCCGTTTCAGCTTTAATGTTAAGGGAGGCCGCTGTGAAGCCTGCAAAGGCCAGGGAGAAGAACAGATAGAAATGCACTTTTTGCCTGATGTTTATGTTCCCTGTGAGGTCTGTGATGGCAAAAGATATAATAGGGAGACCTTAGAGATAAAATACAAGGGTAAAAGTATAGCTGATGTTTTGGATATGAATGTAGAGGAAGCTCTTGAGTTTTTTGAGAATATTGAAACCATCAGGCGAAGACTGCAGACTCTTTATGATGTTGGCCTGGGTTATATTAGATTGGGCCAGCCGGCAACAACACTTTCCGGTGGAGAAGCTCAACGGGTTAAAATTGCTAAAGAGTTGGGTAAAAGAAGTACCGGTCAGACAATTTATTTATTAGATGAGCCGACAACCGGACTCCATTTTGATGATGTAAAAAAACTTCTAAGTGTACTTCACCGTTTAAGAGAAGATGGTAATACAGTCATCGTAATCGAGCATAATTTAGATGTGATAAAATCTGCTGATTATATTATTGATTTAGGACCAGAAGGTGGAGAAAAAGGTGGACAGTTAATTGCCAAAGGTAGCCCGGAAGATGTTGCAAATAATGAGAGCTCATATACAGGTAGGTTTTTAAAAGATATACTTTAG
- a CDS encoding ABC transporter substrate-binding protein: MRSKFLLYLFVPILVIGLSLGVSAERVPELNIMTTTEGYDPVRYEAAFLIQENLAELGIEVNVSPTEFSTLIQNFYNEQDFEIAIAGWSGRVDRLDPQHFLGTLESGQADLGGNNPGGYVNERYDELFQMQSKEFDQDLRREYVLEMQEIAMDEQPVNILFFRDEVVAYNRDNFTGFVPMAGEAIYNEWIPFDVEPLTDDRSLTIGTTQEPDNINPLDSTTVWGWKFMRMYYDKLIRLSPDIEPLPWAAESVEAIDDNTIEIVLRDGMYFHDGEPVTVDDVKFSYDYYQEQDFAYFRPFYQPLEEVIVVDDNTLHFVLEEPTSFFITVTLSQIPILPKHLWEDIEAADQLSPEDVPTVGSGPLVFDQYDRGEYKRLVKNEDYFKADEIDIDAVDFNIYADSEGVYTALVTEEIDMTAWRLEPAQIDLAEQEDHLEVVSVPDFGYYHMTYNLRVPPMDDIEFRRALAHAVPYETFINVLLDGLGERGTSIIAPVNSFWHNPDVPLYDYDLDLARERLEEAGYWWDDEGRLNFPQ; encoded by the coding sequence ATGCGAAGCAAGTTTTTACTCTACTTATTTGTACCAATTCTTGTAATCGGATTGAGTTTGGGAGTCTCAGCAGAAAGGGTACCTGAATTAAATATCATGACAACTACGGAAGGTTATGATCCGGTTCGTTATGAAGCGGCTTTTTTAATTCAGGAAAATTTAGCTGAATTGGGAATTGAGGTCAATGTTTCTCCAACCGAATTTAGTACATTAATTCAAAATTTCTATAATGAACAGGATTTTGAAATTGCTATTGCAGGTTGGTCAGGCAGGGTTGATAGACTTGATCCTCAGCACTTTTTAGGCACTTTAGAGTCTGGACAGGCTGATCTTGGTGGTAATAATCCGGGTGGCTATGTAAATGAAAGATATGATGAGCTATTTCAGATGCAGTCAAAAGAATTTGACCAGGATTTAAGAAGAGAATATGTTCTGGAAATGCAGGAAATAGCTATGGATGAACAGCCTGTTAACATACTCTTTTTTAGAGATGAGGTTGTAGCATATAATAGAGATAATTTCACAGGTTTTGTGCCAATGGCAGGAGAAGCTATTTATAATGAATGGATTCCCTTTGATGTTGAGCCTTTAACTGATGATAGAAGTCTAACAATCGGAACAACCCAGGAGCCGGATAATATTAATCCTCTTGATTCCACAACAGTTTGGGGCTGGAAATTCATGAGGATGTATTATGATAAATTAATCCGTCTTTCCCCAGATATTGAGCCTTTACCATGGGCTGCAGAATCTGTAGAAGCAATTGATGATAATACGATCGAGATAGTTTTAAGAGATGGAATGTACTTCCATGACGGTGAACCTGTAACTGTAGATGATGTTAAATTTAGTTATGATTATTATCAAGAACAGGATTTTGCTTACTTTAGGCCTTTTTATCAGCCTTTAGAAGAAGTTATAGTTGTTGACGATAATACATTGCATTTTGTTCTCGAAGAACCAACATCATTCTTTATAACAGTAACTTTAAGTCAGATTCCTATTTTACCTAAACACCTCTGGGAAGACATCGAAGCTGCAGATCAGCTTTCTCCAGAAGATGTACCAACTGTAGGAAGTGGACCACTGGTATTTGATCAATATGATCGTGGTGAGTACAAACGACTGGTTAAAAATGAAGATTACTTTAAAGCAGATGAGATAGATATTGATGCAGTTGATTTTAATATTTATGCCGATTCTGAAGGGGTTTATACTGCTTTAGTAACAGAAGAAATTGATATGACTGCCTGGAGATTGGAACCAGCTCAAATTGATCTTGCCGAACAGGAAGATCACCTTGAAGTAGTTAGTGTTCCTGATTTTGGGTATTATCATATGACCTATAATTTAAGAGTTCCTCCAATGGATGATATAGAATTCAGAAGAGCTTTAGCCCATGCGGTACCTTATGAAACATTTATAAATGTTCTGCTGGATGGCTTAGGTGAAAGAGGGACTTCAATAATTGCTCCTGTTAATTCTTTCTGGCATAATCCGGATGTTCCTCTCTATGATTATGATCTCGATTTAGCCAGAGAAAGATTAGAAGAAGCAGGTTATTGGTGGGATGATGAAGGTAGACTGAATTTCCCTCAATAA